The sequence below is a genomic window from Gopherus evgoodei ecotype Sinaloan lineage chromosome 9, rGopEvg1_v1.p, whole genome shotgun sequence.
gggAAGGTGGCTGGAATGAGTGGGAacaggcctcagagaaggggaggggaaggtgcgTGGCCTCAGGGAagtggctgggcaggggcagggtgacTTGCCTAATAATTACTCAAGTAGTTTTGGGGCATAAACACAAAGGGTTAAATTATGGCCACCCTGCATGGATATAAGCGTGGGAAACCTCTTAGCCCCTAACACAGTTTTGCAGGAGCAGCCATGACTGGGTTGCTAGCTACGTGGGAGCACTAAAGGAGAGGTCAGGCAGCACTGCAGTCTCAGGAGGAAGTGGTGTGATAGCTGAATTCCATTCAAACTCACATTCAACTTTAAGTTTCTCTAATCAAGTTCTCTGTCCACTTTCGGAGACAGGGCACTGTATTAGATTGACCTTAGGTCTGATCCGGTCAGGCAGTTCCTATGCTTCTTTGTGAATGACTGGTTATTAAGTGCCAACAAGGTGCTCCGTGCTGCACTTGACATGTAATACACACAGACTCTGCCTCAAAGGGCTGGAAATGTAAACTAGATAGAAATGGAGCAGACAGGATGCACTGGGAAACCCAGAGAAGAGAGCACCAGCACTTTATTTGTACTAGTCTATTATGATAATTATTATTGACTTATGGGCATCATGGAATTTGGACAAAGAGACGATAATGACTTGGGGGGACCCAGACTGGGCAGGGCCATCCATGGACAAGGGTTGGAGGTGTGGAAAATGGcagagagttggttgtggaaaCTTGTGTAAGTTCATTATCATTAAGAATTGatgcaatttatttcaaaatgtggtGCTGGGATATGTCATTCTGGCACACTGACAAACACACCCTATTGTCCTGGTGGTGTCTTTAAGAGCTGGTGGCTTCCGCGACATAGTGACCTGGCATTCCTGCTTCCTTTATTTATTTCCCTTGTAGGAGTTCAGAAAAGCCTGAGAAGTGCCTCCTTGTTCGTGTCGCTGTGTCTgaccatctcagtgctgtggtgcAGCTATGGAGTCATCCACATCCTGGCAGGGCAAGGGGTCTTGAACGGCACTGGTGATTTCCGCAATGCCGTGGTGCCCGGCCTGGCAACATTTACTCTGGGGCTTCTCATCATTGGGGTGGTGGGCTTCCTTCAAAGAGAGCTCATCCTTGCCATGGTTGCTTCTTGCATTTCGCTTGCCTGTGCCCATGAAATTGCCATGCTTTATAACACGGCTTTCGGTTCCTCGGCAGTGGCTTGCAATTATATGATTGTCTGCTTCCTTGGGGGCTATTTTGCTATGGGGAGGGGTCTTTATTTCCTCAGCAAGAAGAAAATCATCAGTCCTGGCACAGATCTGGGCAAGAGTAAGACCAATGAGCAGGTCCAGGCCAATGATGCCAACACGAATGACTTGGCAGTCATTGGTCTGATCTTGAACATGTTGTCTGCCAGTATCTTTGGCTGCAGGCTCCTGGGAGTGACCAGCAAGCTATTTGTGGGCCAAGTACCTTGGCTTTGGGCAGCTGGGATTTACCAGATTGGGGTCTGCATTTTCTCTTACCGTGCACTGGATACGTTGGCTGCCACATTCTTTGGTTTCACCTCTGTGCTGAAATTTGCTGGAGGCTATTCCCTCCTGTACCAGATCTGGCAGCAGGATGAGCCGGTTTTCCCTGTCCCTTTCTTGGTGGTTTTTGCTATCCTCTTTGCTGTCTTGGCCCTTTTCAtcaccattaaaagtctggtggATGGCCTGTATTTGCTCTTTTACGTGGCCTATTGCATCGCTCTAGCCTGTCGCCCTCATGGTGTTTTTGAAGGTGGTCCCCAAGGCGTGGATGTGACCATCTTTGTGGCCTCGGCCCTTATGGCTCTCATTTACCAGTACAACATGAAGGCAAGTGCCAAAATCCCTACAGGGGAGGGAACGGTCAAGGCCTTGCTCTCCCACAGCAGTCATCTCAAACTTCATGAAGGGAAAGACCTTCACGCTCCCTACCTTGGCTATTCCAAGTATGCCGATGCCGAGGTGCTTGGCTTTGCGTGCAGTGTCCTTGCTTCCTTTGCTATCACGGTGACAGTGGACCCAAGGGCACCACTTGCTACTGTTGTTATACCCTGGGTGGTGGTAGCCGGAGGGATCCTTAAGCTTTTATGTGGTTCAGTGGCCTTTGCCCGTGGTAAGACCTTGGAGAGCAGTGCCTTCATTCTCTATGGGGTCATGTGGATCATCTGGGGCTTAACCAGATATGGTGGTCTCTATGGCACTAGCAGGGGCTTCCAAGTAGCTGTAGGCATCATCGCCCTCATGCTTTTCAACTGCTTCATTGTTTTCTGCACTGTTTTCCTAAGCATTTCCTGGTTCATTTACTCCCTCACCTTCTTACTCATACTCATCAGCTTCTTGCTGGATGCAGTCAATGCCATGCCAGCTGGCTATGATATTGCCGTCACTGTCATCTTTGGGCTTACCAGCTTCTATTGCTTCCTTTCTGCCCTTTTCAACAGTACCTTTGAAGGCTCCTACTTCCCTGTGGGTAGGCCTATTGTGCAGCTCAGTGGTGTTGGGGGAGGAAGCACCAAATGCCTTCACTTGCCTGCCAGGAAAGCTTCCTCAGTCAAGCAAATTGCAGGTAAGGAAAATATATAATGGAGAGAACAGGGGTTGGGGTTAACTGAGGGGTTTCATATTGAAGGAAGTCATGATAGAAGAAGAactacatttttttcccctgtctgaATCTAGAAACTATGGCATTTTGACCAAGGCAGTATGGTcaaatggttagagcaggagagtGGGAAGTAGGGGTGAAATGCTCTGCTAGTGTAAATGGGagaaattccattgaagtcaatggctttGCACCCACTTATGTGGTTCAATGTCTCCTGGTTTCTGTCCCTGGTGGGCCATCCCATCTGCTTCATACAAATCCCACAGGCTGGCACTGCAGCATGACACAGCCTCTGGGAACCACTGCTGGGATATTTCAAGGGGTAGAGGGGGAGGGTTACTCTCTTAATAGTGGGACGTCTCCTTGTCTGTCTGCATGTAACCTATAACTCTCCTTTAATGAACAGTAGAAAATATACTGTAGTGGGCAACTCTTTAGCTGCCAGGGGATGAAGCCGAGGGCCCATAGTAGATCTCTCCCATCTACATATCTTTTGTGAGTTTATCACCCAGAAGTTCTCTGGGTTGTTTCCTGTTCTTAGAGATCATGAAGAATGGAGGAGCTTGTGGCATCCCCACAGACACAGTGTATGTTCTGGTGGCAGCCTGCAATCGACCTGATGCCGTAGAGAAAGCTTACAAGTAAGTGTCTTCACTACAGGCCGAGGTGAGGGCTTCTTCTAATAGTCTAATGGAGACTCTAGCCACAAGCTGTAAGTGGCAACTGACAGCTGCTGTTGGGCAGTGTCTGCTTGCTGCAACAGGTCTGAAGGTGCAAGGGCCACGATTCAGCCCTCATAAGAGCAGTAAGCCTGTGGGTGAAGATCCGGGTTAGAAGAGGGAACAACTATCTCGGTAATTGTCCCCTAGAACATAGAACAGGAACATCACCCCTGCCAGCTGATGGAACCAATTGGCTGGGAAATCACAAGACTGTACAAAGAACAAAAAGTTGGGGCAGACAGTGGGAACGCACTGTCAACATAAAAATCATATTCATGGGAAAAACTCCTCCTCTGGGTCTGATTTCTTTTTCACGTTGGGcccccaaaattagtggacacttttgagaatttgggcctaagtgacttgctcacagCCACACAATGAGTCTGTATCATAACTTGGACTATATCCCAGCTCTCCTTCCCCCCGCCCAGCTGAGGGCTTTATCCGCTGGACCATGCAACTTCTACTACAAAGGCTCTTGTGCTTGGCTGAAGTGTGCAAGGGCATGTCTGAGTCTAaacctcccccaaaataattcccaaccTCCCGTTGAGTGCTCAAGAGTGTtcctttcttttgtcttcttacCAGGACTAAGTGCCAGGCTCAGGATCGCCCCATGTCACTCTGGATTTCTAGTCTGAAGCAGCTGGAACCTACAAAGCATTTGTTCAACCCCATACTGTGGGATTTCATGGAGGCTGCCTGGCCATCTCCCATTAGCCTGGTGGTTCCCAGAGGTGAGAAAATATTGTTGTTGTCAAGCTTTCCACAAGGCGGAGAGTGCTCCTGATCCAAAACACAGCGACACTGTGCACCGATGCTGGACCATTGCTCGTATAGTTACAAGGTACCACCGCTGTTTGTAGATTCGACCCCCATCAGTAAGTGTTGTGTGGCTCTTTCCCTTACAGGAGAATGGGTGGACTTTCTGGGGATGAAAGACTCTGCCAAATATGTCGGCACCTCTCAGAGCATTGCCATCCGTATCCCCGACTGCTCTGTCACTACACATCTCATTGATCTGGTGAGTGACCAACACGCATCTCTCTCAGCTTGCTAAGGTCAAGCAGCAAGAAAGATGATGGGTCTAATGATCACATGGGCCACCATGAACAGGTTTGGTGTCAACAACTAGCATTCAGCACATGGTGCATTGGCTAGGAACTGGTGTCAGGAGACCTAGGTActtgtcccagctctgccattgtctaatcttgggcaagtcacttcacctcactGTTCCTCCAAATGTAAAATGAGATGATGTAAAGCCGGTCAGGAATTTTTTGTTAGAAAATTGCTGATTTGTCAAAGCCAAAACATTTAGTGgaaaggattttgaaaaaaaaaagttttggaagtGTCAAAACCTCCtgtttcaatattttcaaaacaagaaATGCCAGTTTTCCTGTTCtgaatgactttttgttttgagatTGAAGCCAAGTAAATAATCATAAAagatcaaaattgaaacaaagtgtTTTGACTGACCCAAGACAACATTTTTTTTGGATTTTTGGTTCTTGAAAGTTTTGgagattttgacatttcattCCGATTCAGGATGGAGGAAAATggtcaaaatctcaaaatttttcatGGGATCATACAATCCTTTCTAGCCTAGCTCTtgatgggagggatagctcagtggcttgagcattgacctgctaaacttagggttgtgaattcaatctttgagggggccatttagggaatggagttttaaaaaaaaaaaggtctgggggtttatcctgctttgagtagggggttggattagataatCTCCTGATATTCTCTTCTGTAAAGTTCTGGGGAAGAAAAGTGATGAATATTATTATTACCAGCCCAAAATCTTCATTAAGGTTTGGTTTAGGGTTGCAGGCACACATAGCAGTTGTTTGATTGAACATATGCTTACAAGAATGTttcaaaaaacccaacaatccaAATGTTAGAAACCTAGAAAATGCATAATAATCACCCCTCTTGTCCGATTCACTGTATATTTACTCGAAAAGTTCTACCTCCGTTTCACATCTAACCTCATATTTTGAATGCAATATGATCCTTTTTTAGATTGTAGGTGTGGACTGTGGAGCAAATGATGCTTATTCAACCTAAATTATGGAACCAATGCCATTGCTCCATAAATTACCCCCAGCAGTGGTAGGTGGGGTGACAACATCGCTGCCCAAGTGCCCCTGTGTTAGTATAGTGCAGAGGTGGAGCTGTATTTATCATACCAAATCACAGAAACAGCTCCGTCCAAGGATGTGATCCACATAGCTACCATCTCAAGGCAACTCCTCTCTCTAATGTCACAATGCCACATGCTGAACACTCTTTGTTTTCACATTTGATACATCCCTAAGGTCATTTCCTCTGGCCTTTGCCAGGTAGAAAAGCTTTTGCCCTTTCCTCcttggtgctcagcacttctgctgtCTTCTTTAAGAACTCTTGGTGGCAGCAGCAAATGAAGGTGTGATTGGGTGCAATTCAGTGATATAACAGCTACATAGAGCGCTGCACATGGGAAACTTCCTACAGCAATGCTGACCATTGCACCTATGCCCCATTGATACAGCTCCAAGTGGGACCACATTGATCGCCCAGAACAGTGGGATGGCTGGTGCTGCTGTACTAAGGCAATTTATTTGGAACCTGATCCTGACCCTTCACAAATCAGACTCCTTCCCCACCACTGTGTCTGTGGGCCTTTGCTGACGAAACCATGACACCCTGTCTGCTCTTTTGATAATTTGCTTGCTGCCTATATTTCCATTGGGGTTCCAGTATAATTTACTGTCCCATGTAATTAAAATGATTCATTCCTTCCTGAGGAAATGTGCTCCAGGAATTAtcttggggcagttctctggcctgtgtaacacaagaggtcagactagatgatcacaagggtcccttctggccgcAGAATCTATGAGACCTCCTCAATTCAGCCTAGttttccatatcttcctcactgTACTGCTGTCCTCACACTCACACTCTGGCATCCTCCTTCAGTTAAAATGGGTTTCAACAAACAAAGCATAAAGTGAAACGAGTCCAAGAGCATTATTGTTTCTGTGCTGGAAGCTCTGATCAAAACCTACTTTCTCATTTTGCTCTCATTTACCAGGTTGGCCCCattgcagtcacatcagccaatcCAACTGGAGAAGCAGACACCACCCACCACAATCAGGTGTATGCCAAACTGGGAGACAAGGTAATCACCATGTGCTTCTTCACATTCATCCTGGGATCTGAGGGAGATGTGATTGCAAGGTAATATCGATTTGCTCCCAGCTGGCAAGTCAGTGGTTAAGACTAAAATCCTGAGATAGATTGTAAATTACAAGATCATTGAGGCTTATCCCAGAAGGGCCAGGGAGGGCAAGAAAGAAGGCTGGAAAAATAAAGAATCAATATTAacacaaacatttttgtttctaatGCGCAGTCTGTGACCCACCACTGTGGTTGGTTTCTCTTCAGATCCATAAGGATCTGAAGAGAAACCAAGGTGCCATGGAGCATTTCTGGACCTAGAAGTGATAAAGCCCTTGACATTCTACTGTTCCAAAGCCCTTGGGGATGTCAAAGATTTTAGAACCCTTGTTgtcttttgttttagttttcagaACTAAAGTTTTAAATCTATGACTAATGCTCTAGAGACTAGAACCACTGGGAATTCTAAAACTTTCTGAATCTTAGGGGACTCCCGTCTTCCATGAGTACTGCCAATTAAATTACCAGATTCTTgtattttccagtttttaaactCTGAAAGCAGAGTTAATGCCTTAAGTAATCTCATGAATGTACTGGATATTTCCCACTGAAAATACAGAACTTGAGACAAGAAATTAATGGCAAGTTCATATGAGGATGACTTAGGCTCAGAGTAAAGGGGACCACTGTTCTTTCACCATTCTCACATCTGACCATTCTGACATCCTACGCATACAAAGGCAACCTTAGAGATGCTCTTCAGAtgtaaaccagcatagctccGCTAAAGTAAATGGAAtggtgccaatttacaccagctaaggatctggcccttgagTTTTACTTAGTGCATTAATTCCAATTTGCATTGGTCAAAGTCACCCAAGATCACTGGGTGACTGCTGGAAATCACCAAGGATTTCTGGTGACTTTGGCCAATGCAAGGtggaaaaaggagagggaagggatgggaatcTGTAGCATGGCTAGAACCTGTAGATAATGCTAAATCCATTGAGAAAGGGGAACTCTCCCCACTTTAACCAACTGTCTGAGAAGCGCCCCATAATATGAGTGTTGCTTACTATCAAGGTGGATGCAGTTCTATGCGATGGGCCTTCTCCAGAGAACATTGCCTCGACTGTTGTGGACTGCACCAAGATTGAGAGTGGAAACATTGGGTTCTTCAGGGTTGGCATTGTTCCCAAATCCCAGGTAAGCCATCTCTTTTCTgtatttctctttcccttctctctctctttcccttccccactaAGTGGGTACTGGAAGGACAGGGAGGCACCTAGATCCACAGAGAGGCAAAGATATCTCCAATAGTCTAGTGCTGGAGAGACAGGGAGTGAGAGTTAGGGTGCCCATGTCCTATTCCTGAGTCtggtgtgaccctgggcaagtcacttcccctctctgtgcacaagcttctccatctgtaacatggggttATGATACTTGCCCATTTAtgtaaagagctttgggatcCAAGGTTGAAAGGTGCCTCATATGTTAGTGCAAAGGGTTTTCCTTATTCCACTAGATTAAAAGATGGTGGGGAATCCATTGCCAGTCAGCAACTGGGACTTTGAAGTGTACATTCTTCACTTGTGCCAATCCAAGAGTCTTTGAGCTGAAGTGAAGGCTGGGTGCAACTTGCAAGAGAGAAGGGCCAGCCTGTGtggctttaaaaatattatggcATCTTGTGATGGCAAAAGAAGCTAGTGCTGTTGCTGCTCAATATCCAACTCCCAATCCTGTTTGTCAACTCCAGGTGCTACAGATACTGGAGCAGGTGCAGAGGAAACACATGCAGGGCCATACCAATGGTAGTGTCGCCATGGTGGgccagaagaagcagcagcacctCTCCCATGCCATCTCCAATGGGATACATGCTGCCAGCCCAGAAGATAGTGCATTGACATCATTCACTAATGGTGCATTCAGCGCTGATGAGGCGGGAGGAAAGCTCTGAGCAGCCCAGTTACACATTCACCAGGGAAGGGCTTTCCAGTAAGTGCCATGCAGATAAAAATAGAGGATGGAAGAGAGATCCCTATCTCAGGTGCTGTGAATCCACCCTTCTATGGATACTGCTAAACTGCCCCTG
It includes:
- the LOC115657025 gene encoding uncharacterized protein LOC115657025; the protein is MLSSNLVMAEGRVQSLHYSIGLLGIASGSLLLAVHSYSFTSPAPLIPSTALGVLLFLISALLAYAGVQKSLRSASLFVSLCLTISVLWCSYGVIHILAGQGVLNGTGDFRNAVVPGLATFTLGLLIIGVVGFLQRELILAMVASCISLACAHEIAMLYNTAFGSSAVACNYMIVCFLGGYFAMGRGLYFLSKKKIISPGTDLGKSKTNEQVQANDANTNDLAVIGLILNMLSASIFGCRLLGVTSKLFVGQVPWLWAAGIYQIGVCIFSYRALDTLAATFFGFTSVLKFAGGYSLLYQIWQQDEPVFPVPFLVVFAILFAVLALFITIKSLVDGLYLLFYVAYCIALACRPHGVFEGGPQGVDVTIFVASALMALIYQYNMKASAKIPTGEGTVKALLSHSSHLKLHEGKDLHAPYLGYSKYADAEVLGFACSVLASFAITVTVDPRAPLATVVIPWVVVAGGILKLLCGSVAFARGKTLESSAFILYGVMWIIWGLTRYGGLYGTSRGFQVAVGIIALMLFNCFIVFCTVFLSISWFIYSLTFLLILISFLLDAVNAMPAGYDIAVTVIFGLTSFYCFLSALFNSTFEGSYFPVGRPIVQLSGVGGGSTKCLHLPARKASSVKQIAEIMKNGGACGIPTDTVYVLVAACNRPDAVEKAYKTKCQAQDRPMSLWISSLKQLEPTKHLFNPILWDFMEAAWPSPISLVVPRGEWVDFLGMKDSAKYVGTSQSIAIRIPDCSVTTHLIDLVGPIAVTSANPTGEADTTHHNQVYAKLGDKVDAVLCDGPSPENIASTVVDCTKIESGNIGFFRVGIVPKSQVLQILEQVQRKHMQGHTNGSVAMVGQKKQQHLSHAISNGIHAASPEDSALTSFTNGAFSADEAGGKL